The proteins below come from a single Halothiobacillus neapolitanus c2 genomic window:
- the hemW gene encoding radical SAM family heme chaperone HemW, protein MQLLQFTENPPLALYVHLPWCVEKCPYCDFNSHGLKGKTLPERDYIDALLRDVERELPLIWGRPIETIFIGGGTPSLFHPEAIDRLMCGLRALLDLRFCCEVTFEVNPGTEMAGHLADYRAIGITRVSIGVQSFNERHLKKLGRIHDAKAAFRAIEAAHDAGLNSFNIDLMHGLPEQSAEEALADLHTAISLNPPHLSWYQLTLEPNTPFAAHPPVLPDDETMDRMQAQGLAALHEAGLIQYEVSAYAQDNHQCQHNRNYWEFGDYLGIGAGAHGKITLAAENRIERRERLRHPNEYLTKAGTEQAITAHSIPTDELPFEFMLNALRLTDGFEVPLFTARTGMPIKVISDVLHQLEKEELIRWDITRIAPTLRGTRYLNDLLLRFLPD, encoded by the coding sequence ATGCAACTGCTGCAATTCACCGAAAATCCGCCGCTTGCGCTTTATGTTCACTTGCCTTGGTGCGTGGAAAAATGCCCTTATTGCGACTTCAACTCGCATGGACTCAAGGGGAAAACCCTGCCTGAACGTGACTACATCGATGCGCTGCTTCGCGATGTGGAGCGCGAGCTACCGCTGATTTGGGGGCGGCCGATCGAAACGATCTTCATTGGTGGCGGCACGCCGAGTTTGTTCCACCCGGAAGCGATTGATCGCTTGATGTGCGGTTTGCGTGCCTTGCTCGATTTGCGGTTTTGCTGTGAAGTGACGTTTGAGGTCAATCCGGGCACCGAAATGGCTGGACATCTGGCCGATTACCGCGCTATCGGCATCACGCGGGTTTCCATCGGGGTGCAAAGCTTTAACGAACGGCATTTGAAGAAACTCGGGCGCATCCATGATGCCAAGGCCGCTTTCCGTGCCATCGAAGCCGCCCATGATGCCGGACTCAATAGTTTTAATATCGATCTGATGCATGGCCTGCCAGAACAATCGGCAGAGGAAGCATTAGCAGATCTACACACCGCCATCAGCCTGAACCCGCCGCATCTGTCTTGGTACCAGCTCACGCTGGAACCAAACACGCCGTTTGCAGCCCACCCGCCCGTTCTGCCCGATGACGAGACCATGGATCGAATGCAAGCGCAGGGTTTGGCCGCTTTGCATGAAGCGGGGTTGATTCAATATGAAGTGTCGGCCTACGCGCAAGACAACCATCAATGCCAGCACAACCGCAACTACTGGGAATTTGGCGATTATCTTGGCATCGGCGCGGGCGCGCACGGCAAGATAACGCTGGCAGCCGAAAACCGCATCGAACGCCGGGAGCGCCTGCGCCATCCGAATGAGTACCTGACCAAGGCGGGCACGGAACAGGCCATCACCGCCCACAGCATTCCAACCGATGAGCTGCCGTTTGAATTCATGCTCAATGCCCTGCGCCTGACCGATGGCTTTGAGGTGCCGCTGTTTACAGCGCGAACGGGAATGCCGATCAAAGTGATTAGCGACGTGCTCCATCAGCTAGAAAAAGAAGAGCTGATTCGCTGGGATATTACCCGCATCGCACCGACGCTGCGCGGTACACGTTATTTGAACGACCTACTGCTGCGTTTCCTGCCGGACTAA
- the glmU gene encoding bifunctional UDP-N-acetylglucosamine diphosphorylase/glucosamine-1-phosphate N-acetyltransferase GlmU produces the protein MSTQSLHIVVLAAGKGTRMRSAKPKVLHPLAGRSMLDRVLDVAESLDPASLHVVIGYGAEHIRQHCPRPGVSWVEQREQRGTGHAVACAVAVIQGQSGDRVLVLYGDVPLLDANVLSSLLGSAHSADLAVLTTRLDDPSGYGRIIRDHEHRMIAIREERDASSDEKKITEINTGMLVARLGSLRAWLPKLKPHNAQGELYLTDIVQMAEEDGKSIATHLAPDPLRVAGVNDRWALAQMERAWQLRQAQTLALSGTTIVDPARIDFRGEVICGMDCQIDVNVVFEGHVRMGDNVVIEPNCVLRHVTLGDGVRVRAFSHLEGATLGEGVEVGPYARLRPGSDLAEHSKIGNFVEVKASRIGARSKVNHLSYIGDTVMGADCNIGAGTITCNYDGANKHQTVIGDRVFVGSSSQLVAPVSLGDEATVGAGSTITQDVPPGHLAVARSRQIMKGGWARPKEKLKVE, from the coding sequence ATGTCCACTCAATCCCTGCACATCGTTGTTCTTGCCGCTGGAAAGGGCACACGAATGCGGTCGGCCAAGCCCAAGGTTCTGCATCCTTTGGCCGGTCGGTCGATGCTGGATCGTGTGCTCGATGTGGCCGAATCATTAGATCCTGCTTCCTTACATGTCGTAATCGGCTATGGCGCAGAACACATTCGCCAGCACTGCCCACGCCCGGGCGTTTCTTGGGTAGAACAAAGAGAGCAGCGCGGAACGGGGCATGCAGTGGCCTGCGCAGTTGCGGTTATTCAAGGTCAATCTGGTGACCGAGTTTTGGTGCTGTACGGTGATGTCCCCTTACTCGATGCCAACGTGCTTTCATCTCTTCTGGGTTCCGCCCACTCCGCCGATCTCGCGGTTTTGACCACACGGTTGGACGATCCCAGTGGCTACGGTCGAATCATCCGCGATCACGAACATCGCATGATCGCCATCCGTGAAGAACGCGATGCCAGCTCAGACGAAAAGAAAATCACCGAGATCAATACCGGCATGCTGGTTGCGAGGTTAGGCTCTTTGCGTGCGTGGTTGCCGAAACTTAAGCCACACAACGCACAGGGCGAGCTCTATCTGACGGATATCGTGCAAATGGCAGAAGAAGACGGCAAATCCATCGCCACCCATCTTGCCCCCGATCCGTTGCGGGTCGCGGGTGTGAATGACCGTTGGGCGCTTGCCCAAATGGAACGCGCCTGGCAGCTTCGTCAGGCGCAGACACTGGCTCTGTCGGGGACGACAATTGTCGATCCAGCGCGGATCGATTTCCGGGGCGAGGTGATTTGTGGGATGGACTGCCAGATCGACGTCAATGTCGTGTTCGAAGGGCATGTGCGGATGGGCGATAACGTCGTCATCGAACCCAATTGTGTATTGCGTCATGTCACGTTAGGCGATGGCGTTCGCGTTCGTGCCTTCAGTCATCTGGAGGGGGCCACTTTGGGTGAAGGTGTGGAAGTCGGCCCCTATGCACGACTTCGGCCCGGTAGCGATTTGGCTGAACATAGCAAGATCGGTAACTTCGTTGAAGTCAAAGCGAGCCGTATTGGCGCCCGATCTAAAGTCAATCACCTCTCGTACATCGGTGACACCGTGATGGGTGCGGACTGCAATATCGGTGCGGGCACCATCACCTGTAATTACGATGGGGCCAATAAGCACCAAACGGTCATCGGGGATCGAGTGTTCGTTGGCTCCAGTAGCCAGCTGGTCGCCCCGGTTAGCTTGGGCGATGAGGCCACCGTCGGCGCGGGTTCGACCATCACTCAGGATGTGCCACCAGGCCACCTCGCCGTGGCACGATCCCGCCAGATCATGAAGGGCGGCTGGGCACGCCCCAAGGAGAAACTCAAGGTCGAGTAA
- the atpC gene encoding ATP synthase F1 subunit epsilon, translated as MAMTIRVDIVSMEKPIFSGEATFVSIPTEAGEMGVTPMHTQTLSILRPGEVRVHQPDGTVVRYFVGFGVLEVQPMVVSIIADWALTEADAQGIDAAELEAKLSEESAMIADYEQRGQLDFTSAQSVMIEAEERLKWVRSMRGMGGGRH; from the coding sequence ATGGCTATGACCATTCGTGTTGACATCGTGAGTATGGAGAAGCCTATTTTCAGCGGCGAGGCCACGTTTGTGTCCATCCCGACTGAAGCGGGCGAGATGGGTGTTACACCCATGCATACGCAGACGTTGTCCATTCTTCGTCCGGGCGAGGTTCGTGTTCACCAGCCTGATGGTACGGTTGTGCGCTATTTTGTCGGCTTCGGTGTGCTCGAAGTACAACCGATGGTGGTCAGCATCATTGCGGACTGGGCACTGACAGAAGCGGATGCACAGGGTATCGATGCGGCTGAACTCGAAGCGAAATTGTCTGAGGAATCCGCCATGATCGCGGACTATGAGCAACGCGGCCAACTGGACTTTACGTCTGCTCAATCGGTCATGATCGAAGCTGAAGAGCGACTCAAATGGGTGCGTTCCATGCGAGGCATGGGCGGCGGACGTCATTAA
- the atpD gene encoding F0F1 ATP synthase subunit beta, whose amino-acid sequence MSSGKIVEIIGAVIDVEFPRDAVPKVYDAIKIEQTGLIVEVQQQIGDGVVRGIAMGSSDGLKRGMTAVNTGSPIQVPVGKGTLGRIMDVLGHPIDNAGDVACDEKWSIHRKPPTFDEQANSTELLETGIKVIDLLCPFAKGGKVGLFGGAGVGKTVNMMELIRNIAVEHSGYSVFAGVGERTREGNDFYHEMKDGGVLDKVALVYGQMNEPPGNRLRVALTGLTMAEFFRDEGRDVLMFIDNIYRYTLAGTEVSALLGRMPSAVGYQPTLAEEMGVLQERITSTKTGSITSVQAVYVPADDLTDPSPATTFAHLDATVVLSRDIASLGIYPAIDPLDSTSRQLDPQVVGDTHYSVARSVQKTLQRYKELKDIIAILGMDELSDDDKATVSRARKIQRFMSQPFFVAEVFTGAPGRYVSLKETIRAFQGIVAGEYDHLPEQAFYMVGTIDEAVEKAAKLAAKA is encoded by the coding sequence ATGAGTTCTGGAAAAATTGTCGAAATCATCGGTGCCGTCATCGATGTCGAGTTTCCGCGCGATGCGGTTCCCAAGGTCTATGACGCCATCAAGATCGAACAAACCGGTTTGATCGTCGAAGTGCAGCAGCAAATCGGCGACGGTGTTGTTCGTGGTATTGCCATGGGCTCATCCGACGGTTTGAAGCGCGGCATGACCGCTGTCAACACCGGTTCACCGATTCAGGTTCCTGTGGGCAAGGGCACACTCGGCCGGATCATGGACGTTCTGGGTCACCCAATTGACAACGCAGGCGATGTAGCCTGTGACGAGAAGTGGTCTATTCACCGCAAGCCGCCAACATTTGATGAGCAGGCGAACAGCACCGAACTGCTGGAAACCGGTATCAAAGTTATCGACTTGCTTTGCCCCTTCGCGAAGGGCGGTAAAGTTGGTCTGTTCGGTGGCGCCGGTGTCGGCAAGACCGTCAACATGATGGAACTGATCCGTAACATCGCTGTCGAGCACAGTGGTTATTCCGTGTTCGCCGGTGTGGGTGAGCGTACCCGTGAAGGCAACGACTTCTACCACGAGATGAAGGATGGTGGCGTTCTGGACAAGGTTGCTCTGGTGTATGGCCAGATGAACGAGCCGCCAGGAAACCGTCTGCGCGTGGCACTGACCGGCTTGACCATGGCCGAGTTCTTCCGTGACGAAGGCCGTGACGTACTGATGTTTATCGATAACATCTACCGTTACACTCTGGCCGGTACCGAAGTATCCGCTTTGTTGGGCCGTATGCCTTCCGCGGTAGGTTACCAGCCGACGCTGGCCGAAGAGATGGGTGTTCTGCAAGAGCGGATTACGTCTACCAAGACTGGTTCAATCACCTCCGTTCAGGCCGTTTACGTTCCTGCGGATGACTTGACCGACCCATCGCCTGCGACCACCTTCGCTCACTTGGATGCCACAGTTGTTCTGTCGCGTGATATCGCTTCTCTGGGTATTTACCCGGCGATTGACCCACTGGATTCCACCAGCCGTCAGCTGGACCCGCAAGTTGTTGGCGATACCCACTACAGCGTGGCCCGTTCGGTACAGAAGACCCTGCAGCGCTACAAAGAGCTCAAAGACATCATTGCGATTCTCGGTATGGACGAATTGTCTGACGACGATAAAGCCACGGTATCCCGTGCACGTAAGATTCAGCGTTTCATGTCTCAGCCGTTCTTCGTGGCCGAGGTATTCACAGGCGCGCCGGGCCGTTATGTTTCACTGAAAGAAACAATTCGCGCGTTCCAAGGCATCGTTGCTGGCGAGTACGATCACCTGCCAGAGCAGGCGTTCTACATGGTCGGCACGATTGACGAAGCGGTCGAAAAAGCTGCGAAACTCGCCGCCAAAGCATAA
- the atpG gene encoding F0F1 ATP synthase subunit gamma, whose protein sequence is MAVGKEIRTKIKSVQNTRKITKAMEMVAASKMRRAQEAMEATRPYAEKFLEVVGHITNAHPEYRHPLMVEREVKRVLMIVVTTDRGLCGGLNVNLLKQVLLKIKEYQKNGIEVDVIPVGTKGRAFFKRYGGNVRASVVHMGDKPSYAKMRGVINAAMEAFEQGQVDRIELARNSFVNSMVQRPMVEQIAPLVYQESDELKHHWDYLYEPDSHAVLAAVLKRYISGQIVASAIENVACEMAARRIAMKNATDNAGDMIKSLKLVYNKARQAAITQEISEIVSGAAAV, encoded by the coding sequence ATGGCCGTAGGCAAAGAGATTCGCACCAAGATTAAGAGCGTGCAGAACACGCGCAAGATCACTAAGGCGATGGAAATGGTTGCCGCATCTAAAATGCGGCGCGCACAGGAAGCGATGGAAGCGACCCGGCCCTATGCCGAGAAGTTTCTTGAGGTGGTGGGTCACATCACCAACGCCCATCCTGAGTACCGCCATCCGCTGATGGTCGAGCGCGAAGTGAAGCGCGTACTGATGATTGTTGTCACAACCGATCGTGGTCTGTGCGGCGGTCTGAACGTCAATCTTCTTAAGCAGGTGCTCCTTAAAATCAAGGAATACCAGAAGAATGGTATTGAAGTGGATGTCATTCCGGTTGGCACCAAAGGCCGAGCGTTCTTCAAACGTTACGGTGGCAATGTGCGCGCTTCGGTTGTGCACATGGGTGACAAACCCAGCTATGCGAAAATGCGTGGTGTTATCAACGCCGCCATGGAAGCATTTGAGCAGGGTCAGGTTGACCGGATCGAGTTGGCGCGCAATTCCTTCGTGAATTCGATGGTACAGCGTCCGATGGTTGAGCAGATTGCACCCTTGGTTTACCAAGAGTCAGATGAACTCAAGCACCACTGGGACTATCTGTATGAACCAGACTCCCACGCCGTTCTTGCTGCCGTATTGAAGCGATATATCTCAGGGCAAATCGTGGCCAGTGCAATCGAAAACGTAGCCTGCGAAATGGCTGCGCGTCGAATTGCCATGAAGAACGCGACGGACAATGCCGGCGATATGATCAAGTCATTGAAGCTGGTCTATAACAAGGCCCGTCAAGCCGCGATTACGCAAGAGATTTCGGAAATCGTATCCGGTGCAGCGGCGGTTTAA